In the genome of Gammaproteobacteria bacterium, one region contains:
- the nuoH gene encoding NADH-quinone oxidoreductase subunit NuoH: MVALWGEVPLALQILLEIVAIIAPLLLVVAYLTFAERKIIGYIQVRIGPNRVGPRGWLQPIADAVKLLFKEIILPTNANRFLFYMAPVLAFGTALAAWAVIPFDAHLVLANVNAGLLYLLAITSLGVYGVIIAGWASNSKYALLGAMRSAAQIVAYEIAMGFALVGVLMAAGSLNLGDIVRAQQGSVYHWFLLPLLPLFLVYLISGVAETNRAPFDVAEGESEIVAGFHVEYSGMAFAIFFLAEYANIILISALTVVMFLGGWLSPFEGILPAAAFKVPVIGALLGPGVHWFIVKTFFFMFLFLWFRATFPRYRYDQIMRLGWKVLIPVTIVWLVVEGLAVAFHIGPWFA, translated from the coding sequence CTGGTAGCCCTGTGGGGCGAGGTCCCGCTCGCGCTCCAGATCCTGCTCGAGATCGTGGCGATCATTGCGCCCCTGCTGCTGGTCGTCGCCTATCTGACCTTCGCCGAACGCAAGATCATCGGTTATATCCAGGTGCGTATCGGACCCAACCGGGTGGGTCCGCGCGGCTGGTTGCAGCCGATCGCCGACGCGGTCAAGCTGCTGTTCAAGGAGATCATTCTTCCAACTAACGCGAACCGATTCCTGTTTTACATGGCGCCGGTTCTCGCCTTCGGCACGGCGCTGGCCGCCTGGGCGGTCATCCCGTTCGATGCGCATCTGGTGCTGGCGAACGTCAACGCGGGGTTGCTGTATCTGCTGGCGATCACCTCGCTGGGCGTCTACGGCGTCATCATCGCCGGCTGGGCGTCGAATTCGAAATACGCCTTGCTGGGCGCCATGCGTTCGGCGGCCCAGATCGTCGCATACGAAATCGCCATGGGCTTCGCGCTGGTCGGCGTGTTGATGGCCGCGGGCAGCCTGAATCTGGGAGACATCGTGCGCGCCCAGCAGGGCAGCGTGTATCACTGGTTCCTGTTGCCGCTGTTGCCGTTGTTCCTGGTCTATCTGATTTCCGGGGTGGCCGAGACCAACCGCGCGCCGTTCGATGTCGCGGAAGGGGAGTCCGAGATCGTGGCCGGTTTTCATGTCGAATATTCCGGTATGGCGTTTGCGATCTTCTTCCTGGCGGAATACGCCAACATCATTCTTATCTCGGCCTTGACGGTGGTGATGTTCCTGGGCGGCTGGCTGTCGCCTTTCGAGGGCATTCTGCCGGCGGCTGCCTTCAAGGTGCCGGTCATCGGTGCCTTGCTGGGACCGGGCGTCCACTGGTTCATCGTCAAGACATTCTTCTTCATGTTCCTGTTCCTGTGGTTCCGCGCCACGTTCCCCCGTTATCGCTATGACCAGATCATGCGGTTGGGATGGAAGGTGCTGATCCCGGTAACGATCGTCTGGCTGGTGGTCGAGGGGCTGGCCGTGGCTTTCCATATCGGCCCCTGGTTCGCCTGA
- a CDS encoding NADH-quinone oxidoreductase subunit J — MSFQEIVFYFFSAIMVFSALRMITVRNPVHAALFLVLTFFTAAALWLLMEAEFLGVVLVLVYVGAVMVLFLFVVMMLDINISRMREGFIRFLPVGVLVAALMVAEMVAVVGAKYFDVAAPAPGAADYSNTQALGGVLYTDYVYPFEIAAVILLVAIIAAIALTLRRRPETKYQNPGEQVRISRKDRVRLVRMKSEKKS; from the coding sequence ATGAGTTTCCAAGAAATCGTTTTCTACTTCTTCTCGGCGATCATGGTGTTCTCCGCCCTGCGGATGATCACCGTGCGCAATCCCGTCCATGCCGCGTTGTTTCTGGTGCTGACCTTCTTCACGGCGGCCGCCCTGTGGCTGCTGATGGAGGCCGAATTCCTCGGCGTCGTGCTGGTGCTGGTCTACGTCGGCGCGGTAATGGTGCTGTTCCTGTTCGTGGTGATGATGCTCGACATCAATATAAGCCGGATGCGCGAAGGTTTTATTCGCTTCCTGCCGGTCGGTGTGCTGGTGGCGGCGCTGATGGTGGCCGAAATGGTCGCCGTCGTCGGCGCGAAGTATTTCGACGTGGCCGCGCCGGCGCCGGGTGCGGCGGATTACAGCAATACGCAGGCGCTGGGCGGCGTGTTGTACACCGATTACGTTTATCCCTTCGAGATCGCAGCGGTGATTCTCCTGGTCGCAATCATCGCCGCGATCGCGTTGACCCTCCGCCGCCGACCCGAGACCAAGTACCAGAATCCGGGCGAGCAGGTGCGCATTTCACGCAAGGACCGGGTACGCCTGGTCCGCATGAAGTCCGAAAAGAAATCCTGA
- the nuoI gene encoding NADH-quinone oxidoreductase subunit NuoI has translation MNAVRNFFKSFMLLELLRGMALTGRHLFTNKITVQYPEEKTPQSSRFRGLHALRRYPNGEERCIACKLCEAVCPALAITIDSEERADGTRRTTRYDIDLFKCIYCGFCEEACPVDSIVETRIFEYHFENRGEQIMTKDKLLAIGDKYEQQLAADRAADAAYR, from the coding sequence ATGAATGCAGTTCGCAACTTCTTCAAGAGCTTCATGCTGCTGGAGCTGCTGCGCGGTATGGCGTTGACCGGCCGGCATTTGTTCACGAACAAGATCACGGTGCAGTACCCGGAAGAGAAAACGCCGCAATCGTCGCGTTTCCGCGGTCTGCACGCGCTGCGCCGCTACCCCAACGGCGAGGAGCGCTGTATTGCCTGCAAGCTGTGTGAAGCGGTATGCCCGGCGCTGGCCATTACCATCGACTCCGAAGAGCGCGCGGATGGCACCCGTCGCACCACGCGTTATGACATTGACCTGTTCAAGTGCATTTACTGCGGCTTCTGTGAGGAGGCCTGCCCGGTCGATTCCATCGTCGAAACGCGAATTTTCGAATACCACTTCGAGAACCGGGGCGAGCAGATCATGACCAAGGACAAGCTGCTGGCCATCGGCGACAAATACGAACAGCAGCTCGCGGCAGATCGTGCCGCCGATGCCGCCTACCGATAA
- the nuoK gene encoding NADH-quinone oxidoreductase subunit NuoK, with translation MIPLSHYLILGAILFSLSVAGIFLNRKNVIILLMSIELMLLAVNINFIAFSHYSGDLAGQVFVFFILTVAAAEAAIGLAILVVLFRNRQTINVQDLDELQG, from the coding sequence ATGATTCCACTTTCTCATTACCTCATTCTCGGCGCGATTCTGTTCTCGCTCAGTGTGGCCGGCATCTTCCTGAACCGGAAGAACGTCATCATTCTGTTGATGTCGATCGAACTGATGCTGCTGGCGGTGAATATCAACTTCATCGCCTTTTCCCATTACAGCGGCGACCTTGCGGGACAGGTGTTCGTGTTCTTCATTCTGACCGTTGCAGCTGCGGAGGCCGCCATCGGTCTGGCCATTCTGGTCGTGTTGTTCCGCAATCGTCAGACGATCAACGTTCAGGACCTGGACGAACTGCAGGGGTAA